The following DNA comes from Simkania negevensis Z.
GTGCACTTTTTCACTTCATTTTGGAGGAACTTTATTTGACACCATCGCTCTTGGCTAGGAGGTTTTATCCTAAGATGAGATTGTCAAGATGTCAAAGCATGGGAAGGTTCTATTGGCGCAAAGCGGAAAAAAAGTTCTTCTGAACGTTTTCCAATTCCATGCTCAAGTCGATGGTCAACGATACTTACAGCTGCTTGGTGCGTAGAGATTTTCTTTTGCTTTGCAATCTCAAAGATATCGATTAGTTGCTGATAGATTTTCTTGGTCATTTCTCTGGCACGAGGTGCTTGATAACCGTCTGGCGAGAGCTCGTGCATCACATTGATAAGCCCTCCAGCATTGATCACAAAATCGGGGGCATAGAGGATACCCCGTTTAGAAAGGAGATCAGCATCTGATTCGTTTAAGAGTTGGTTGTTAGCTGCTCCAGCGATAGCTTTGCAGCGCAGGTTGGGGATGGTCTCTTCGTTGAAAACTCCACCAAGCGCGCAGGGAGCAAGAATGTCACAGTCGACATAGAGAATTTCGTCGGGGGCAGCGACTTTAGCAGCATATTGGTGAGCACAGCGAGCGACTGCAGCGTCGTCGATATCTGAGATGATGAGCTGAGCCCCTTCCCAGAAAAGAAGTTCAATGAGGCGGCGGCCGACGCTTCCGACTCCTTGAATGGCAAAAGTTTTTCCTTCTAAAGAGGTGTGATTTTCAAGGTGCATTAATGCGGATTTAATGCCGAGAAATGTGCCCCAAGCGGTGTAGGCAGAAGGGTTTCCACTTCCACGAAGATTGTGAACGCCGCAGGCGTATTTGGTCTTTTGAAGAATGATTTCAATATCTTCTGGTGTACATCCAACGTCTTCAGCGCAGATGTAGGTTCCATGGAAAGTATTAACGGCTTCGCCAAATGCATGAAGGAGCTCGGGAGTTTTTTCGGTTTTGGGATCGGCAATGATAACGCTTTTTGCTCCGCCTAGTCCCACTTGGGCCATGCCGGCTTTGTAAGTCATTCCTTTTGAGAGGCGAAGAACGTCGGTCAGTGCGTCTTCAAACTTTTTGTAGGGATAGATCCTAGTTCCACCGAGTCCCGGGCCTAGATCAGTATTGTGAACGGCAATGATTGCGGTAAGACCTGAATCCGCATCTGTGAATTTAACAACCTTTTCGTAATCAGCGATTTCGATTTCTTCTTGCTTCAAGTTCATTGCTTTTTCTCCCTATTAACCAGATGTTCTCTTAAATCCTTGAGGTTTTTTAATACCCAAAAAAACTGAGTATAGCAGAGTTGCTCTAAACTTGTAAGATTTTTGCTGTGGCTTCGATCAATCCACGTGTTGCTTCTTCAAATCCGGCCTTATCGAATGGGTCTTTAACGTGGGGGGTCAGCTTCTTTTTAAACTCTTCGCAAAGATAGGGAAGGATAAGTTTAACATGTTCTGCTGTGGTGACTTCGTTTTCAAGAAGAGCTTGAAGAGCAAGGAGTTGTCTTAAGTGGAATTCTGCGGCGATTTTCAAGTCTTCACTACATTGAAGAAGGAGGATGTATTGCTCCTTCATGTAGATGTATTGCTCGATGATGTTTCTCGTGAGGATGTCTCCCTGTTCTCGGACAAGGTACGAAGCGGCAATGGTACGAAGCTCATTTAGATGGAGAAGAGCATCTTTTTGAGAGTGTCCTTTTTCAAACTCAAGAACTTTTATAAAGAAGCTGTAAGCGTCTTTAGAGAGTTGGTTAAAAAGAGATGTGAGGAATGTTGGATCTGCATGTTCATCTTGTGCGGCCATTGCAAAAAGCTGCATCATTTCGAGATCAGTTTGTAAGGCCTTTATTCTGTTTTCGGGGGTGTTTTGCCTCTCGAATTCAATCGAGGCTTCTTCAGCTAGACGGGTTTCAACTGCGAGCGTTTGAAGTTGACGCGTCTTAAGGAAGAGTTTGGCTTCTATAGGAGAAATTTCTGCTTCAAGTTCACTATAAACAAAATAGCAAAAAGATAAGGCGTCATGAACCGTTGCAATATTGACTTCAGTCACCATTCTGTCATCACAACAGTACCACGTGCCTTCTTGGCTCTTTTCTGAATTGGGAATAAAAACATAAGCTACATAATGTCCACTATCAGCTGTGTCACCATGATGAGAAACAAAACCTTTGATTCGATAGCGACCGTTCTTGCCATTACTGACAATTTCTCCTGGAAGAACAAAGGTTTCATCCA
Coding sequences within:
- a CDS encoding Glu/Leu/Phe/Val family dehydrogenase translates to MNLKQEEIEIADYEKVVKFTDADSGLTAIIAVHNTDLGPGLGGTRIYPYKKFEDALTDVLRLSKGMTYKAGMAQVGLGGAKSVIIADPKTEKTPELLHAFGEAVNTFHGTYICAEDVGCTPEDIEIILQKTKYACGVHNLRGSGNPSAYTAWGTFLGIKSALMHLENHTSLEGKTFAIQGVGSVGRRLIELLFWEGAQLIISDIDDAAVARCAHQYAAKVAAPDEILYVDCDILAPCALGGVFNEETIPNLRCKAIAGAANNQLLNESDADLLSKRGILYAPDFVINAGGLINVMHELSPDGYQAPRAREMTKKIYQQLIDIFEIAKQKKISTHQAAVSIVDHRLEHGIGKRSEELFFRFAPIEPSHALTS